CACGAGCCGTGCTCTTGCTCTTGGCGCTTCCGCATCTTCCCCAAGTGAACGCGCAGACCTCCGCGGTCGTGCATCAGTTCAACGTCACTGTCGCCGAGGAGCTCAAAACCGAACTGTCCGTCAATGATCGTTCGAGAAACGTGATGTCGGAGTTTTCAGTGGGTACGGCCTTGCCGGAAGAGCTGGTGGACTCCATGGCGGTGGATGCCGAACGGGCGCTGACGCAAAAGCTGGGTTTCCCTGTGCACATGTGCTGGACGAAGGGTAGACGCGGCACAGGCGCAGGCGGCTTCCTGGGCCCGCAGCTTATCGGCCTGCCGAACAACACGTTCAAATTGGCCAAGGAGTACTGCCAGGGTGAAACGCGGTTCATCGAATTGAATTGTATGATCGCCGACGGCGGGTCGGTAACGATCGGCGAGCGGAAAAAGCTGAAGCCTATGGTGACAATGACCATGCAGGTCTTCGATCCTGACAAGAAGGAGGTGATGGAGAAGAAAGTGAAGCTTAAAGACCTCGGCACGCTGCGCACGAGCACCGAGTATCGTGGGCCGGTGGAAACCAAGACCTCCGATACGCTCGGGCCGTACGATATCTATGGTATCTACCGCATGGCGTTGGCCGAGCTGATGCGGCAATAAAACGATCGGCAGCGACTGTACACTCAGAAATACTGCGCCGACCCCACCTGTAAGCGCCATGCATCGGTGCTTGAGGATCTGATATCCAACATGATCATTCATCCTTCCGCGTTCTATCTCTCATTGATCGCGCTGGTGACACTGCGCGCATTCTACGCGCCAAAGGATGGAGCGAAAAACACATGGCTTCGATCTGGGCATCGCAGTTCTGGTCTTGGTCGTCGCGGCATTCATTCCGGCGGGATCCAATGGTATGGCCATCCTGTTGGCCGTTGGTTTCCTGATGGGAACGATCGCTCTCGCTTCGTTATTGATCAGTCGTTTCGGACACGGGTTTACTTCGTTCTCTGGTAAATTCCTTGTGCTTTGTGTGCTCTCGTTAGTGGCCTTGTTTGTTGCCGCAGTGCCGCTGTTGCTTATGGCGTGGTGGGTGTCTTCGTTGTAATACACTTGCCAGGAGGATCTATTCAGAACGCGTGCAGCACGCTGCTTCCATTCGTGTGGAGGTCGCAATATGACTGACAGCTATTCAGGTTGGGCTTTGGGAACTGTGCAACCCGCGATCATCATTGTTAGCGCGATGAACGTCGCCAATACAAGCGATCTGCATCAGCAATAAGCCATGCGAGGTGACCTGTTCCCACTAAGAGCAACTATCACCAGAGGTCATGAACCGGTGTTCGCGGGAACGAGCCATTTTCATTTAATGATCTTCTGTCGGACAGTTTCGTTATTATTCAACACAAGCTCGATCACGTAAATTCCTTTCACTAAGTCGGCAATGTTCAATTTATCCTTGGATGAACCTTCGGAAATCATTAGTCGTCCTTGATCATCATAAATATTGACACGATCCAAGGCGTTCGTGTTCGTGATGAATAGCTCCTGCGAGACATTATCATAAGAAACGCTCAGAGGCTTTTGCGATTGACTTTCCTCAACGGAGATCGGCAGTGAATTATTTATGATGATGTTGGATGGTCCTGATCCTCCATCCGGATCCACATACGTTGCTGTCACCCATACCTCACCAATTATTGCTATTTCCATGGCAAAGGACATCTCTGTTGTTGTGGTAAGAATGACCGTATCCATTGTTACGTAAGAATAGTAATGCAATTCATAGTATTCCAATGTAGCGCTGGTGGAACTCGTGTCCGGAGCAGACCAACTGAATTGGGAGCAGTATGTTGGGCCAACCACGGGTTGCCCCGCACAATTACCACCTTCGAAGATCATGAAATAATGATAGATAAAGTCAAACCCGATCGGTTCAGGAAATTGTGGGAACGCCGAGATCGAGATAATAGTCAGCAAAAATCCAAGGACAGCTTTCATGATGTTATGTGTTTTGTAAATGCGTTCTACGGATCGATCATGCTCACAGCGGGTTACTGATGAGACCTGTGTTCAGTGTTCATATTGTTCGGCGATCAGGATATGAAAAGCATGAGCTTTGTTCGCCGGTAATCAGCTGCCGAAAGAATGTAGTACTTGCCTCCATATCGGTTGCTGACATCTGTGTTCGCCATGCTGTTCGGACAAATGCACCAGGTCTTATTGCTTCGGTGGTCAAAGGAGTTCAGAGCACTGTTGTTGCTTGAGCCTTGTCCTAACAGATACCGAATTTAGCAACGATCCGTTCACTTCTCCAAAGTTGGTCGGTGATGGAATACACCGGCAATGAATCCGTTCCCAGAACCGCGTGTGGATCAGACCATTTCCATTTGCCTTTTGGCAAGACGATCCAGAAACAGCTCCTAAGTCATAAGGAAAGGGGAATACCGGACCACCATTCATGTAGAAGAGCAGTTCGCCGTGGTCATCACCGATGGATGAGCAACTTTCGAGCACGATCATTTCCCTATTCAGTAGGGGCGCCGTTGTTCCGCTGTTGAGATCAATACTGGATCGATCGCCGAAATAACCAAAGCTCGCATTCTAAGCACACAACGAGGACAAGGCCAACAGGAGACCAATGAGCACTGCATGACCTTGGTATGTCATGTGTTACATTCAATCTGTGGTTGAATGAAAGAAGCTTACCGGCGAATGATCAAGCGTGCGGACCGTGGCTCAGAACCTACCACGCGCACCATCACCAAGTACAGTCCTTCTTTCCATTCAGCGGAAAGACCCAGTGGTTGCAGTGCGCCGAAATTGTTCACCTGTTCGGCATGCACGCGTTTGCCGGTGGCATCGAAGACCTCGATCACACCGCGTTTGCCGAAGAGGTCCGCACCGCATACGATGTTCACCCGATCGTTCACCGGGTTCGGGAACGCTGTAAGGATCACCGCATCGTTCGACGCGGATATCCCCGTGCTGATCCCGCTACTTGGATCGATACGCGTACCGTGGATGTTGTTGCCCTGCGTGGCCCAGAAGATGACGGCATTGCCATCGGAAGTGGGAAGCATGCGCACGTCACCGTAGAACGGAGCGTAGCTCGCTTCCGTCATCTTGTAGGCCGGGTTCCATACCGGTACACCGGAGCTATTGAGCAGCATCGCCTTGAAGCCCCCGCTCGCCTTGTGTACCACGTACGCTCCACCATCGGGTGTTGGTGCAATGCGGGCATGCGGGATGTAGGAGCTTTCCCGGATGGCCAATACGCCATCCACGGTCCAGAGCGGCTCACCGTTCAGGTCCATCTTCTGCGCGAAGAGGTCGGAGTTATCCGCCGGAGGGCGTGAATCGGACCATGCGAAATAAAGGTGACCTTCCTGCGCAACAACAGTAGGTCGTCGCTGTTGATCAGGCTGCACACAAACAGGCTTGATCGCGGGGCTCCAGGTGAGCGTACCACTGAGATCGACACGGCTCATGAGCACATCACCACTGTTATTCCACACCACCACCAAGCCATCGGTACCGTCGTACACTGCGGTGTACTCGCCATCGGAGATCCCGGCGGACCCAGCGGTAGGCGACACATTGTCGATCCATTGAAGATCGCCGCTGGCATTCACCCGCCGCACTTTGATCCCCGCACCGAGGGCATTCGCCGTGGCCCAGTGGATGAACATCCCACCGCTACCGTCCGGGTTAATGCCGTTCACCGCATAGCCGCTGCCGGGGATGTAGATCCCGTTGAAGCCATGCATCACCCCGCCTGATCCATCGACCACGTTATACGCTACGACCGGATTGGCGCCCTGGTGATCAGGCATCCACGTGACGAAGGCGCCATCGCCTCTGACCAGTACGCGTGGCGCGCCGATGTTGTACGCATTGGCGTCCACACGACCCGCAATAATGGCGGGTTGAGGCCATGTTGGGGCACCAGCTGCGTCCAACAATTGCGCCTTCAGTGTGTCGGTGCCGTGCACCCACGCGATGAAAAGTGAGCCTTGGTCCGTTAAGCAGATCGCGAAGTCGTTGACCTTCTTCACCGGATCGGCGATCAGCTGTCTGCCATCAACTTCCCAAAGCGCCACGCCGTCGGCATTCAGGTGTTGGCCATACACTTCCTCCTTCGTGTCGCTCACGCGCCCATCGAGCCAAAGTACATACCAGCCATCCGCCCCATCGCTTACCGCCTTTACGGTATTCTGCTCGTTCGCTGCTGCGCAGACCGCCAGCGGTGGGTCCGGGAAATTCGTCCATTGGGCGTTCGCGGCGAATGTCATGGTCATACAGGCGAGCAGGGCTGAAGTGGTCTTCATGATGATGGGTTATTGGCCACCAAGTGAAGGTCTTTCGCCACGGCATGAAAGAAGATCCGAGGGAACGGCAAGGGATCGAGGGAACGGTTCAGCTCCTCAGCTCCCGCGTAACCTCCTCCAACCGCCTCCGGCTTACTTCCACACGGGTGCCGTTGCGCAGCCGCACACGCCCTTCGCCATCAACACCATCCACATGTCGGCGGTTCACCAAGGAACTCTTGTGTACCCGGATGAAGCCAAGCGGCGTAAGCATGTCGTCGTAATCCTTCAACGTGCGTGCGGATATGAAACGACGTTCATCCGCAAGGTGCAATGCGGTGTAGTTATTATCGGCCTGGCACCAGGTAATATCGGCGGGGTCTATGGCGTGCGTGCGGTCGCCATGAGTGAGCGTGAGCTTCAACGCATTCTCTTCTTGCTGTTCAATGTTATTGAGGAAGTGTTGCTGCACCTCCGGTATCGCACTATTCCTGTTGGCGATATGCCGGTCGATCGCAGCACGCAACTCATCCGCCTGCACAGGTTTAAGCAAGTAATCCAAGGCGCTGAACCGAATGGCTTGGATGGCATAACGACTATGTCCTGTGGTAAAGATCACATCAAAGTCCCATCGCCCAAGTCTCTTCAATAATTCGAACCCCGTACCACCTGGCATTTCCACATCAAGAAAGACCAGTTGCGGTTTCTTCTCGGCGATCAGAGCCTCCGCATCGTTGATGTTATTCGCCACACCGAGCACATTCACTTCGGAAGCCACTTCATTCAATCGCGCACGCAGGAATTCCAATGCGTTCACTTCGTCGTCTATCTGCACAGCAGTGATCATGGCGGAAAGTTACTGCGGATCAATGTCCCTGACGTGAACTTGAAGCAGTACTAAAGGTTCTCGTTCAACACGACTTCAACGCGTGTTCCCTGTGGTTCGCATGCATCCATCAAGTCCGTGAATGTAACGCGACCACTTCCGCCTAGGCTATAGGAAAGGAGCTGAAGCCTCTCCGACGTGAGCTGCAACCCGATGCTGGCACTTCCATCGGGATGTTCACGCTGAGGTGCAGCTTGCCGCCCTACCCCATTATCCTCTACGGTACAGATCAGCTTTCCTTCCTTTTCCACGAACCGAACGGTCAATTTTTTATCGCCCTGTTTCGATGCAAGGCCATGCCAGATCGCATTCTCAACAAAGGGCTGTATGATCAATGATGGGACCAGGATCTCATCCATCGCATCGAGCAAGTTCGGTTCCGCATCCACGGTATGAACGAATCCATCCGCGAAGCGCAATGCCTCCAACTTGATGTATTGGCGCAGAAAAGCGAGCTCATCCTCCAGCGGAACAAGTTCCTTCAGACTATGATCAAGCACCATGCGCAACAGCCGTGCGAAGCCATCGAGATACGCGCTGGCACTTACGGTTTCACCTTTGTTCACAAGGTTATGAATGGCGTTGAGGCTATTGTAGATGAAGTGCGGATTCATCTGCGTGCGCAAGACCTTCAACTGTAGCAATCGGTTGATCTCCTCGATATGATCTTTTCGTTCATTCAATTCAACATTCAATCGTTCCAGAACTGTGGAGTAGTTGCGCTTCTGTCGCAGGTTGCGCCATACCAGCACGATCGCGAAAAGCAAAAGCAATGCGAACGCAAGGCTACCATAAAGCTGTAGGTTCTTTGCGTGCAACCGTTCAGCCTTCTCCTTGTTCTCTGCATCGAGCCGTTGGATCTCCTCTTCTTTCAATCGTGTCCCGAAGCTTGTTTCCAATTCCAGTAATTGTTCGTTCATGGACCGTTCGAACAGCGTGTCCTGT
The nucleotide sequence above comes from Flavobacteriales bacterium. Encoded proteins:
- a CDS encoding T9SS type A sorting domain-containing protein — protein: MKAVLGFLLTIISISAFPQFPEPIGFDFIYHYFMIFEGGNCAGQPVVGPTYCSQFSWSAPDTSSTSATLEYYELHYYSYVTMDTVILTTTTEMSFAMEIAIIGEVWVTATYVDPDGGSGPSNIIINNSLPISVEESQSQKPLSVSYDNVSQELFITNTNALDRVNIYDDQGRLMISEGSSKDKLNIADLVKGIYVIELVLNNNETVRQKIIK
- a CDS encoding T9SS type A sorting domain-containing protein; translated protein: MKTTSALLACMTMTFAANAQWTNFPDPPLAVCAAANEQNTVKAVSDGADGWYVLWLDGRVSDTKEEVYGQHLNADGVALWEVDGRQLIADPVKKVNDFAICLTDQGSLFIAWVHGTDTLKAQLLDAAGAPTWPQPAIIAGRVDANAYNIGAPRVLVRGDGAFVTWMPDHQGANPVVAYNVVDGSGGVMHGFNGIYIPGSGYAVNGINPDGSGGMFIHWATANALGAGIKVRRVNASGDLQWIDNVSPTAGSAGISDGEYTAVYDGTDGLVVVWNNSGDVLMSRVDLSGTLTWSPAIKPVCVQPDQQRRPTVVAQEGHLYFAWSDSRPPADNSDLFAQKMDLNGEPLWTVDGVLAIRESSYIPHARIAPTPDGGAYVVHKASGGFKAMLLNSSGVPVWNPAYKMTEASYAPFYGDVRMLPTSDGNAVIFWATQGNNIHGTRIDPSSGISTGISASNDAVILTAFPNPVNDRVNIVCGADLFGKRGVIEVFDATGKRVHAEQVNNFGALQPLGLSAEWKEGLYLVMVRVVGSEPRSARLIIRR
- a CDS encoding response regulator transcription factor, translated to MITAVQIDDEVNALEFLRARLNEVASEVNVLGVANNINDAEALIAEKKPQLVFLDVEMPGGTGFELLKRLGRWDFDVIFTTGHSRYAIQAIRFSALDYLLKPVQADELRAAIDRHIANRNSAIPEVQQHFLNNIEQQEENALKLTLTHGDRTHAIDPADITWCQADNNYTALHLADERRFISARTLKDYDDMLTPLGFIRVHKSSLVNRRHVDGVDGEGRVRLRNGTRVEVSRRRLEEVTRELRS
- a CDS encoding histidine kinase, which produces MRTEQILAGLLVIVSLGCAELCFGQNAVNTFSVEQLRTLKSRDEFDSLEIITRRMLKDLPPDPGPLRYDAEYYLAFALGMKDDPRGATDHAQQAYLIARSLADTTRMLESLYQLTKLNVEGRHYGEADHHRRDHLGLARRYGKDTTQLVLALNSIGSMHSRQEVRDSAVYYYREGLRMLGDRQHIARQALLGNLASSLGERGQHVEAERLWRQAVAEADNMDPRNKAWMYNNLGQTLLHAERYREALVALDQSDSLNKVSGSALDLAIELAEIRADILDSIGDVHGAYQWIKHARDLQDTLFERSMNEQLLELETSFGTRLKEEEIQRLDAENKEKAERLHAKNLQLYGSLAFALLLLFAIVLVWRNLRQKRNYSTVLERLNVELNERKDHIEEINRLLQLKVLRTQMNPHFIYNSLNAIHNLVNKGETVSASAYLDGFARLLRMVLDHSLKELVPLEDELAFLRQYIKLEALRFADGFVHTVDAEPNLLDAMDEILVPSLIIQPFVENAIWHGLASKQGDKKLTVRFVEKEGKLICTVEDNGVGRQAAPQREHPDGSASIGLQLTSERLQLLSYSLGGSGRVTFTDLMDACEPQGTRVEVVLNENL